Part of the Eshraghiella crossota genome is shown below.
AAAAATATTTCATTGCATTTCTCCAAATCTATTCTTTTTTCTTATTATGATATAACAGATAACATGGGCTATGATTGTAACAAGCCACGTTATGGGATAAGATAAATATACTGTGTTAATCGTATGGAATTTCGGGATTCTGAAAACTGTAGCAAGCCACACAAGTCTCAATGCACAGGCTCCGATAAGGGATACGATTGTCGGGAGTACAGTATAGCCGATTCCCCTTATTGCACCAACCATTACATCCATAATTCCGCATAAAGTATAAGTTCCGGTTATTATATAAAGTCTTGTCATTCCGGCACTTATTGCGGCGCCGTCATTAGTATATATGGATAAAAGATTTCTGCCAAACAGTATTACCGTTCCGCCAAAACCGGCGCCAAACAATATGGCGAGACATAAGCCGTTTTTAAGTATTTTGCCAAGTCTGTCATATTTTTTTGCACCCATATTCTGGCTCGTAAAAGATAAAGTTGCATGGTGGAAAGCATTCATTGAAAAGTATACAAAACCTTCAAGGTTCTGTGCCGCAGAGTTGCCCTTTACCACAACCGGACCGAAAATATTAACCGATGACTGGATAACTACGTTGGAAAGCGAAAAAATAGAACCCTGTAACCCGGCAGGCAGACCTATTCTTAAAATGGCACCAATCTTACCCCGGCTTAATCTGAGTTTTTTAAGCTCCAGCTTTATATCTCCGTTGCTTTTCGCAAGGCATCTGATAATCAATATTGCAGATACGGTCTGGGATATAACGGTTGCTATTCCCACACCTTTAACGTCAAGTCTGAATACCACAACAAGAAGAATGTTGAGAATAATATTAATCACACCTGCTGCCGCAAGAAAATATAACGGGCGTTTGGTATCGCCTATCGCCCTTAAAATCGCACTTCCGAAGTTATAAATCATCATCGCCGGCATACCGAGAAAATATATCTTGAGATATGTAGTTGCAAGATCCAGTATCTCTGCCGGAGTTTTCATCCATATAAGAAAATATCTTGCAAATATTACGCCGGTAACTGTCAGTATAAGTCCTGAAATAAGGCTTAAAAGCATGGCAGTATGAACCGTTTCATTAAGTTCTTCTCCGTTTTTTGCACCGTAAAACCTTGCCACAAGTACGTTAGCACCGATTGACAAACCGATAAAAAGATTGGTTAAAAGATTTATAAGTGCCGTGTTTGAACCAACTGCCGCTAAAGAATGTTCACTTCCGAATTTACCTACGGTAATTATGTCCGCAGCGTTGAATAAAAGCTGCAGCATGCTTGACAACATTAACGGCAATGCAAAACGAAGCATTTTTCCCGTAATTGGTCCGTTACACATATCAATTTCATAATTTTTTTTCATAAATCACACCTGCTAAAGATTGTGCATATTTCTCACATCATCTTTTGTCACATTATCACGGCCGTATCTCGCCTTTTCATACATTTCAACAAAATCTCTGCTTACCTCATATCCTTCGGATATTTTTTTGTTGCGCTGTTCATGAGGGGTCTTGCTTACAAGGTCATCATTTCTTCTGCCCCTGCCCTTTTTGATACGGACTTTGTAAATACGTCTTATTGCCTTTCTGTAACTGTCTGTTCTCTCTCTTTTTTTGAGTTTCTTCTTTTCTTTTATCTGCTTTACCTCTGTTTTTACATCAAGGTCAGGCATATATACCCTGTTTTTTATTGAAGTTCTTATCCTGTCCACAATAAGGAAAATAAGATACAGCATTATAAGGGTAAAACCAACAATTCCTATAATACGCCATGCCGGATGGACAGGTGTTACAGGCTCTTCATTTACCTCAATGTTTTCTTCAGGAATACCTACGTCATCCGAAGGGTATGTTGCCTCCCCGGTTTTAAAGCTTTTGACAATATCAAAAGTCCTGTTAAATATTTTAAAAATTTTATTACAAATCATTGAAAAAAACGGTATCCTGCCTATTAAACCAATAAGCATGCATAAAATATAAAGTATCATATGTGACACAAAAGTTACTTTACTGCTTTCGGAATACAGCTCTTTCTCATTCATAACCGAATAAGAAGACATTGTTTTTATATTTTTTTCCTGCCTTATGGCGGTCTGCTGCATATAATGAAGCATTATAAAAGTAGCTTCCATAAAGTACAATATAAGCATATCGGTTGTTCCGTGAATGAATGCAATTAAATATACTATCACGGAAATAAATATATATCCACCGTTCATATCACTTATAAAATCTTTATCAGAAAAAGATGCTGCAATAGACAGGATAATAAAAATAATCCACATAATGAATAATGGTGCCCTGTAAAGTATCATTCCGAATTCGGCTAATCCGAAAAGTGTCATGACAACAAAATGCAGGAAAAATTTTGCTGTTTTATTCTGCATAATCCTTATCATATAACAAAGCATAAAAATAAGCATTGCAACACCCATTGATATTCCAAGATTCCATGATGAATCGGTAAACGAATATAAAATATATGTAAGCATTGACCAAAACAAAAGGCCTGTAACCGGTTTGGTTATATTGGAAAGTTTCATCGTCCCACCTCCGGATATGTTACATGTATATTTCCTGCCTGTATATTTCTACCGTCTTTTGATGAGATCGGACATATCCATTCGCCTTCATTGCATCCAAGGTATTCCCTGTATGCGTCAATCATGGCTTTCGACTGGTCTACGGAAAGAAGAATACTAAGCTCATCGTTTTTTGCCTTATTCAGGGTAAAATAGGATGTCAGTCTCTCTGTCTTTTTATTAATATCGATTGCTGCCATCTTTTTAAGACATTTTTCCACATAAGCACCATCGGAACCGCCCTCAAAAACTACAGGCTTGTTAAGAATACCATCTATTCCATTGGTGATTATTTCAACAGGAATATGGTTTCTTATAAAGGTTTCCATATAATTTCTGGTAATTCTTATACATTCTTCAAGCTGGTCATCCCTTTTCCATATCTGGTCATTAACAATATCAAGGAAAATAACTGCATGGCGGCTTGTTGTATCATAGTAATTATTAACTTTAAGGCTTCCGGTTCTGGCTGAAGCTCCCCAGTTAATTTTTTTCATAGGTTCTGTTCCCGTATAATCCCTTATGCCTTTAAATTCAAAAGGATCCTCATAGAGATATCTATTCTTAATTGCTTCACCCATAACTTTTGAATAGGGTGCAATAATTTCTTTGTGCCTGCTGTATGACGGATATACATAAATAAGGGATTCCTGCTCATACTTTTCTGAATAACTGTGCACACCAAATATGTCTTTGGTACTTAATACAGGGTCCTCGATTTTGTAAACACCACGCTTTGAGAATAAAACTTCAAATTCCCTTTTATATGCCCTTTTTGCCTTCACTGACATGGAATCGTTTCTGTACTGTCTGTCAGACACGGTAACATTGCTCTTATCCATGTAGGAAATGCTTTTATCAAGCTCAAACTTTACACTTACAACAGGAATAGGGAGAGCACTCTTATTGTAAATCTCTTCAATTATATGTCCTTTTTTTCCTTCATCTACTGCGCCTTCAAGGAAACCGACTTTTATGCCAAGACCTTTATTCCATGATTTTTCATATAACCTTATAAACACTTTTTCAAAAATAACAAGTGCAATAAATAAAAAAATCAATGTCATATTATTTACTCCAATCTTCTGTCGGTACAGCAATCTCCTCAAGTATGGCTTTTATCCTGTCTTCATAAGACTTACGTCCCACAAAACCCTCAAACAGTACAAGTCTGTGTGCCAGCACAGGAATTGCAAGGGCCTTGACGTCTTCGGGAACAACATAATTTCTGTTATGTATATATGCATAGCTTCTTGCAGCCTTCATAAGGGCTATTGCCCCTCTTGGGCTTACCCCGGCCGTTATGTCCGTCTTTTCCCTTGTAGCCTCACATATACTGCAGATGTAGTCAATAAGTTCATAATGCACATATACGTTTTCTGCTTCTTTCTGCATCTCAATTATATCCTGTCTGGTACATACGGCTTCAATATTATTGATTACTTCGCCCTTTGCTTTCTGCTTTAAAAGTTCTCTTTCCTCTTTTTTGCCAATCATTCCCATGGAAAGTCTCATAAGAAAACGGTCAAGCTGTGCTTCCGGGAGTGGGAATGTGCCTGCAGTCTCAATAGGATTTTCAGTTGCTATTACGAAAAACGGTGCTTCAAGCGGTCTTGTTTCCCTGTCAATAGTCACCTGTTTTTCCTCCATACATTCAAGAAGGCTTGACTGTGTCCTCGGAGTTGCCCTGTTAATCTCATCCCCGAGAAGAATATTACAAAAAACAGGTCCTTTATAAAAAACAAATTCTCCTGTTTTCTGGTTATATACATTAAGTCCGGTTATATCAGATGGCAGAAGGTCGGGTGTAAACTGGACTCGTCCGAAGTTTGCATCAACCGATTTAGCCAATGCCTTACAAAGCATTGTCTTACCTGTTCCCGGCATATCCTCTATAAGCACATGTCCGCCTGTTATAAGTGATGTGACTACAAGCTCCACTACATCATTTTTTCCTACAATTACTTTATTGATATTATTAATTAAGTCTTCTGCCTTTGACATAATTACCACCCTTTCTTATGCTCTTAACTTAGTTCCCTTGCCGTCTCTTTTAGCTGTCTTTAATTTCTTAAGGGATACTTCTTTTCCTTTGTAATCAATGGAAATATCAGCATTTTCAGGTATGAGGTATACTTCTGCGATTTTATCCTCTTTTTCAAGCTTAATGCCTCTTACACCTGCTGCCGATTTCTTCTTTTCAGGAATCTCATTCAACGGAAACTTAAGAAAATATCCGTTTTCTGTCTGTAAAACAACGGTCTGGCTACTGATTATAGTGCCGTCACTCTCCAATGTAATCTCAGATACTGCGTCCGTAACATGAATCATAGCTATGCTGTCACCAATATTTAATTTGGTTGATGCAACAGTCTTCTTTGATGCATCAAATTCACTTCCGTCCACAAGTTTCATCATGCCCTGTTTTGTAACAAACAAGAACTTTCTGCCTTCAAGCTGTTTTGACGCACAAAGATATATAATTTCTTCTCCTGCGCTGTTGTAATTACCAAGATTATCTATAGGAGTTCCTTTATCACGGAATTTGGTAAAAGGTATATTCACTACTTTTACCTGGTGAAGATTACCATTATCAGTAAAAATACATATTTTCTCTGTGTTCAGACATTTGAAAACATATTTATTTTCGGCATATATTGTCTCCTTGTTACGTTCAAAAGATGCAGTATCAATAGTCTTTGCATAGCCGAAACGGTCCATTATGAATACAACTTCCTGCTCTACAAACTTTGGTTCCTCATATACAGCCACTTCGCCGTCCTCTATTACCGTAAGGCGTTCCATTCCATATTCTTTTTTAATTCTTTCAAGGTCTTTTTTTATAGTCTTTTTCATGACCTTTTTACTGCCGAGAATTTCCTCATATTCGGCTATCCTTGCGAGAGTCTCCTCGTATTCTTTTTCGAGAGCCTCTATTTCAAGTCCAATGAGTTTATAAAGTCTTAATTCAAGAATTGCCGTTGCCTGTCTCTCCGTAAAATGAAGTTTTTTAGCATCTTTTTCGGACTTGTCAGACTTAAATCTGATTCCCTCGGTATCGCCTGAAATAAGGCAGTTTTTTGCCTGTTTAAGGTTAGTGCTTCCTCTTAGAATCTCTATAATAAGGTCAATGATATTGCATGCCTTTATAAGGCCTTCTTTAATTTCTTTATTGTCATATTCCTTTTTAAGAAGGGTTGTATATTTCCTTGTGTTAATTTCATACTGGAATTCCACGTTGTATCTGATTATGTCCCTGAGTCCAAGAACCTCCGGTCTGCCGTCGGCTATTGTAAGCATATTGACACCAAAAGTATCTTCCAACTTAGTCTTCTTGTATAAAAGATGTTCAAGTTTCTTAACGTCCGCATTTTTCTTCAGTTCAAGTACAATTCTTATGCCCTCTTTAGAGGATTCGTTAGAAATATCGGTGATATCCTGTGTCTTTTTTGTCTCTATAAGGTCCACAACATCGGATATAAACTTACCGATTCCGGTGCCAATCATTGTATAAGGAATTTCCGTTATGACAAGCTTGTCTTTATCGGTTTTCTTTTTACCGGGCTCAAATACAACTTTGCCTCGTACCTTAACCTTGCCCACGCCGCTTTCGTATATATCAGCTAACTCGCTTTTATTAATTACAATCCCGCCGGTTGGGAAATCGGGGCCCGGAATATATTCCATAAGTTCGGCAGTTGTAATATCTTCATTGTCAAGATATGCCTCCACACCATTAATTACTTCCGTAAGATTATGTGTAGGAATACTCGTAGTCATACCTACGGCAATTCCCTCCGCTCCGTTAATAAGCAGGTTGGGAACTCTTACAGGAAGTACGGAAGGTTCTTTTTCCGTCTCATCAAAATTAGGAACAAAATCAACCACATCTTTATCAAGGTCTTTAAGATATACGTCCTGTGTAAACTTCTTAAGTCTTGCCTCCGTATATCGCATTGCAGCGGCTACGTCACCTTCTATTGAACCAAAGTTACCGTGTCCGTCCACAAGTGCCATACCTTTTTTAAAATCCTGTTCAAGTACAACAAGGGTCTCATAAATTGAACTGTCACCGTGTGGATGATATTTACCCATGGCGTCACCTACGATACGTGCCGACTTTCTGTGAGGCTTGTCGTAGTTAAGTCCCAGCTCATTCATGGCATATAATACACGCCTCTGGACAGGTTTTAACCCGTCCCTTACATCCGGAACTGCTCTTGCGGTAATAACGCTCATGGAATAATCTATATATGATTTCTGCATTACATCAGAATATTCTGTTTTTAAAATTGTCTCAGCCATATTTTAAAATATTCTCCTTCTAAATATCCAGTTCCGCATCATGGGCATGAGTGTGTATAAATTCACGTCTCGGAGGTACATCCGTACCCATAAGCATCGAGGTAATATCCGACGCCATCTTGGCATCTTCAATTTCTATCTGTTTCAAAATTCTTGTCTCCGGATTAAGTGTTGTCTCCCAAAGCTGGTCCGCATCCATTTCTCCAAGACCTTTGTATCTTTGGAGTGTAAAACTGCTGCCTTCATGTTCTTTACGGTATTTTTCAAGTGCCTTGTCATCGTAAAGGTATCGTCCTTGTCCTTTTTTAGGAACCACCTTATAAAGAGGAGGTGTAGCAAGATATATATGCCCTTCCCTTATGAGGTCAGGCATAAACCTGTAGAAAAATGTAAGCAGCAAAGTATCTATATGCGCCCCGTCAACGTCCGCATCCGTCATAAATATAATTTTGTTATACCTTAACTTACTGATATCAAAATCATTGCCATAACCCTCGGAAAAACCGCAGCCGAAAGCCGTTATCATTGTCTTGATTTCGGCATTGGCAAGAACTTTGTCCATAGATGCTTTCTCTACATTAAGAATCTTGCCTCTGATTGGAAGAATGGCCTGCGTCTTACGGTTTCTTGCTGTTTTGGCAGAGCCTCCCGCTGAATCTCCCTCTACTATAAATATCTCACATTCTTCCGGATTACGGCTCTCACAGTTGGCAAGTTTGCCATTGGTATCGCAGGAGAATTTCTGCTTGGTTAAAAGATTGGTCTTGGCTTTTTCCTCCTGTTTACGAATTTTGGCTGCCTTTTCCGCACATGCAATTACTGATTTAAGTGTCTCAAGGTTTCTGTCAAAAAACCTTACCAGCTCCGCTGCCGTAATGTCCGCAACAACCTTGCCTGCATCCTGGTTATCAAGCTTCGTCTTAGTCTGCCCTTCAAAACGTGGTTCAGGATGTTTTACCGCAACAATCGCCGTCATTCCGTTTCTTACATCGCTTCCCGTAAAATTAACGTCTTTTTCTTTGAGTATTCCAAGCTCTCTTGCGTACTTATTAATAACCGTCGTAAACTGGGTCTTAAAACCTGTAAGGTGGGTTCCGCCCTCTGCGGTATAGATATTATTGCAAAAACCAAGTATCTGTTCCTGAAATTCGTCAACATACTGGAATGCACATTCAACTTCTATTCCGTCCCTGCTACCCTTATAATATGCTACATCATGTACTGCCTCTTTGTTCTCGTTAAGAGCTTTTACATAAGCGGTTATACCCTCTTCTTCATGGAAAGTTACCTTTTTTTCTTCACCTTTTCTTGCATTTTCAAACACAATAGTAAGACCGGGATTAAGATATGCCGTTTCATGGAGACGGTTTTCTATACTCTCAGCCTTAAATTCAGTCTTTTCAAATATTGTGTTATCAGGTAAAAAGGTTACACTTGTACCCGTGTCGTTCTTACGGCAGGTACCGCACTCACGCAGTTTATATACAGCCTTGCCTCTTTCGTAACGCTGTTCATATACAATTCCGCCCTGTTTAATTCTTACCTCCAACCACTCTGAAAGTGCATTAACAACAGAAGCACCTACACCGTGAAGTCCTCCAGATATCTTATAGCCTCCGTCTCCGAACTTTCCGCCGGCATGAAGTACGGTAAATACTACTTCCACTGCGGGAATTCCTGCCTTTGGATGAATACCTGTTGGAATTCCTCGTCCGTTGTCCGTTATCGTGGCTGTTCCGTCATTATTAAGCGTTACATATATCGTATCGCAATATCCTGCCAGATGTTCGTCCACGGAGTTATCCGCTATTTCATAAATAAGATGATTAAGTCCCTTTGTTGACACGCTTCCTATGTACATTCCCGGTCTTTTTCTTACTGCTTCAAGACCTTCAAGAATAGAAATAGATGACGCATCATACACGTTATTGACCTTCGTTGCCATTAATAATTCCTCGCTATACAAAATATAGAATCATTTTAGCACTTTTTCATGAAATATTCTACTTTTATTATTTTTCGGTGATTTCACCATCCTCAATTCTCACTATACGGTCTGCATATCCTGAAATAAATTCATCATGGGTTACAAGAATTATTGTTTTATGCTGTTCTTTTAACTTATCAAATATGTCCATTATATTTTTTCCGTTAGTCTTATCAAGGGAACCTGTAGGCTCGTCTGCAAGGATTATGTCATTATCTGCCACAAGTGCTCTCGCTATGGCACATCTTTGTTTTTCACCTCCCGAGATTTCTGACGGGGTTTTCTTCGCCAAATCAATAATTCCCACATCCGTAAGGGCTTTCTCCACCATGCTTTTACGTTCTTTTTTTCTGATGCCTCTGGCTATAAGGGGCACCTCCGTATTTTCGTATACGGTATAAAAATTCATTAATGCGTAATTCTGGAATATGAAGCTTATATGTTCTTTTCTGAACCTGTTAAGTTCCTTATTATTCATTGCTCCAACATTAATGTCATTATAAAAATATGTACCCTGGGATATCTTATCAAGTCCTCCGAGAATATTTAACAGAGTAGATTTTCCTGAGCCGGAAGCACCCATTACGGCAACATATTCGCCGTCCTCTATCCTGAGATTGACATTTTTCAGTGCACTTGTTACAACTTTTCCGGAATTGTAATCTTTCTTTATATTTTTTAATTCTATCATTTAAAGTATACCTCCACGAAGATAATCTACCGTCTGTTTTTTATTAAATATAATCACCGGAGCGGCTGATGAAATCACAGAAACAGCCAATGAAATTAATACGACAGGAGCCAGAACTTTCTTTGTGAAAACTTCATTGATTATCATATGGTTTATCATATTGGTGCAGTAAAATTTATGCCATAAAACCATCATGAGTACGGACGCAAGTATTACCGAAATTACCGCTGAATACAAATTCTTCAAAAAGATTATTGTATTGACATCTTTTTTATCAAGTCCGTTTGCCATCCATATTCCATAAGTTCCCGACTGCCTGATACAACTGCAGGTCTGGTTAAAACTAAGTGAAACAACCATAAAAAGTACAAATACAACAGCGACTTCAAAAAGTCCTTTGGTGCTTTTTTTACTTTCTCTATCCATATAATTTATAACCGATGATATCTTTATAACTCTTACTATGTCGTCATTTAATGCGGCTGCTGTCTCAATCTTATCTGATACAGTTTCACAGTCTTTGGGTTCACAATAAACATACATTCCATCAGAATTTACTGTGGGTACAACTTCAACAATTCCGTATTTAAGGGAATAACTTCCCTTTTTTTCGCTGTTACCTGTGGAATATATCATACTGTCTATGATTGCCGATTTCTTATTGAGAAAACCCGCTACAACATATCTTCTGACAGTCTCGCCTTTAATATTTTGTTGT
Proteins encoded:
- a CDS encoding AAA family ATPase, producing the protein MSKAEDLINNINKVIVGKNDVVELVVTSLITGGHVLIEDMPGTGKTMLCKALAKSVDANFGRVQFTPDLLPSDITGLNVYNQKTGEFVFYKGPVFCNILLGDEINRATPRTQSSLLECMEEKQVTIDRETRPLEAPFFVIATENPIETAGTFPLPEAQLDRFLMRLSMGMIGKKEERELLKQKAKGEVINNIEAVCTRQDIIEMQKEAENVYVHYELIDYICSICEATREKTDITAGVSPRGAIALMKAARSYAYIHNRNYVVPEDVKALAIPVLAHRLVLFEGFVGRKSYEDRIKAILEEIAVPTEDWSK
- a CDS encoding DNA gyrase/topoisomerase IV subunit B, with the translated sequence MATKVNNVYDASSISILEGLEAVRKRPGMYIGSVSTKGLNHLIYEIADNSVDEHLAGYCDTIYVTLNNDGTATITDNGRGIPTGIHPKAGIPAVEVVFTVLHAGGKFGDGGYKISGGLHGVGASVVNALSEWLEVRIKQGGIVYEQRYERGKAVYKLRECGTCRKNDTGTSVTFLPDNTIFEKTEFKAESIENRLHETAYLNPGLTIVFENARKGEEKKVTFHEEEGITAYVKALNENKEAVHDVAYYKGSRDGIEVECAFQYVDEFQEQILGFCNNIYTAEGGTHLTGFKTQFTTVINKYARELGILKEKDVNFTGSDVRNGMTAIVAVKHPEPRFEGQTKTKLDNQDAGKVVADITAAELVRFFDRNLETLKSVIACAEKAAKIRKQEEKAKTNLLTKQKFSCDTNGKLANCESRNPEECEIFIVEGDSAGGSAKTARNRKTQAILPIRGKILNVEKASMDKVLANAEIKTMITAFGCGFSEGYGNDFDISKLRYNKIIFMTDADVDGAHIDTLLLTFFYRFMPDLIREGHIYLATPPLYKVVPKKGQGRYLYDDKALEKYRKEHEGSSFTLQRYKGLGEMDADQLWETTLNPETRILKQIEIEDAKMASDITSMLMGTDVPPRREFIHTHAHDAELDI
- a CDS encoding DUF58 domain-containing protein; translated protein: MTLIFLFIALVIFEKVFIRLYEKSWNKGLGIKVGFLEGAVDEGKKGHIIEEIYNKSALPIPVVSVKFELDKSISYMDKSNVTVSDRQYRNDSMSVKAKRAYKREFEVLFSKRGVYKIEDPVLSTKDIFGVHSYSEKYEQESLIYVYPSYSRHKEIIAPYSKVMGEAIKNRYLYEDPFEFKGIRDYTGTEPMKKINWGASARTGSLKVNNYYDTTSRHAVIFLDIVNDQIWKRDDQLEECIRITRNYMETFIRNHIPVEIITNGIDGILNKPVVFEGGSDGAYVEKCLKKMAAIDINKKTERLTSYFTLNKAKNDELSILLSVDQSKAMIDAYREYLGCNEGEWICPISSKDGRNIQAGNIHVTYPEVGR
- a CDS encoding MATE family efflux transporter; amino-acid sequence: MKKNYEIDMCNGPITGKMLRFALPLMLSSMLQLLFNAADIITVGKFGSEHSLAAVGSNTALINLLTNLFIGLSIGANVLVARFYGAKNGEELNETVHTAMLLSLISGLILTVTGVIFARYFLIWMKTPAEILDLATTYLKIYFLGMPAMMIYNFGSAILRAIGDTKRPLYFLAAAGVINIILNILLVVVFRLDVKGVGIATVISQTVSAILIIRCLAKSNGDIKLELKKLRLSRGKIGAILRIGLPAGLQGSIFSLSNVVIQSSVNIFGPVVVKGNSAAQNLEGFVYFSMNAFHHATLSFTSQNMGAKKYDRLGKILKNGLCLAILFGAGFGGTVILFGRNLLSIYTNDGAAISAGMTRLYIITGTYTLCGIMDVMVGAIRGIGYTVLPTIVSLIGACALRLVWLATVFRIPKFHTINTVYLSYPITWLVTIIAHVICYIIIRKKNRFGEMQ
- a CDS encoding ABC transporter ATP-binding protein, translating into MIELKNIKKDYNSGKVVTSALKNVNLRIEDGEYVAVMGASGSGKSTLLNILGGLDKISQGTYFYNDINVGAMNNKELNRFRKEHISFIFQNYALMNFYTVYENTEVPLIARGIRKKERKSMVEKALTDVGIIDLAKKTPSEISGGEKQRCAIARALVADNDIILADEPTGSLDKTNGKNIMDIFDKLKEQHKTIILVTHDEFISGYADRIVRIEDGEITEK
- a CDS encoding DNA gyrase/topoisomerase IV subunit A, coding for MAETILKTEYSDVMQKSYIDYSMSVITARAVPDVRDGLKPVQRRVLYAMNELGLNYDKPHRKSARIVGDAMGKYHPHGDSSIYETLVVLEQDFKKGMALVDGHGNFGSIEGDVAAAMRYTEARLKKFTQDVYLKDLDKDVVDFVPNFDETEKEPSVLPVRVPNLLINGAEGIAVGMTTSIPTHNLTEVINGVEAYLDNEDITTAELMEYIPGPDFPTGGIVINKSELADIYESGVGKVKVRGKVVFEPGKKKTDKDKLVITEIPYTMIGTGIGKFISDVVDLIETKKTQDITDISNESSKEGIRIVLELKKNADVKKLEHLLYKKTKLEDTFGVNMLTIADGRPEVLGLRDIIRYNVEFQYEINTRKYTTLLKKEYDNKEIKEGLIKACNIIDLIIEILRGSTNLKQAKNCLISGDTEGIRFKSDKSEKDAKKLHFTERQATAILELRLYKLIGLEIEALEKEYEETLARIAEYEEILGSKKVMKKTIKKDLERIKKEYGMERLTVIEDGEVAVYEEPKFVEQEVVFIMDRFGYAKTIDTASFERNKETIYAENKYVFKCLNTEKICIFTDNGNLHQVKVVNIPFTKFRDKGTPIDNLGNYNSAGEEIIYLCASKQLEGRKFLFVTKQGMMKLVDGSEFDASKKTVASTKLNIGDSIAMIHVTDAVSEITLESDGTIISSQTVVLQTENGYFLKFPLNEIPEKKKSAAGVRGIKLEKEDKIAEVYLIPENADISIDYKGKEVSLKKLKTAKRDGKGTKLRA